In the Salvia miltiorrhiza cultivar Shanhuang (shh) chromosome 8, IMPLAD_Smil_shh, whole genome shotgun sequence genome, ctttttcatagattatatagttttaaataacataattatttttaaattaagtatatataaggAAATATACCAAGCAAATAaatttttgtaaaacaaaattattttataatagatatagacacacacacacatacaaattataaaaaaatactcaaaatttgggagggggcttcagcccccccagccccctggatccgcccctggtCTGTAACTCACATTCATTTGTGCTTTAGTCAACAAAGTAGAAGGAAGGCCCTTTAATTTGCGAGAACTGGttgtgtaattaattaattatcgaGATAATTCAATTTTGGTTAGAATTTTGCGATTTTGAAGATCAACATGAACATTTAAGTAGCATGAGAATTTGCTTCACTTCTGCCTCTGTTTGATCAAAGTGGAATTCGGAAATGCTATTGTTCATTGTAATTAAATGCATTGTTAACTATATCGATTAGTGTAggtattaaatattttttgatgTTATCAAtgattttactttttaaaatgttaaaaattttaaattatttcattaactttttttttttttttgatcgggcaaagtcatgttaaatgttagtaattagttcctcatccactccaagaaccaccttatctctccattcaccaaaatccaccttatatctccaatctccaattcgctcccaagagggatcgaacccgggtcacttcacttaagtgaggacctgatggccagtgggctaagccccctggttaaaTTATTTCATTAACTATTTGATAATTATTTTTGATTTATCGCAAATTATAGATTAAAGTAGTCGCACAAGTATGGAAAACGATTATGTGATATCTCTATCtgacaacaaaaaataaaagttctatatataattgaaaatgcttaacttttgggtaaaataaaatgtaaattacatataattaatttaagaaaatttaaattgtatatagtttataagtattatatatcataaaattttaataattaaatgtatcattgccgaatcgcaccctataatttttaaaaactcgTATCCTcatactcgtatcgtatcgcccctgCATTCGCACCtgcgtacctatgcaacataggttTTCACCTACAATCATCGAAATATTGGGACCGACCTTGTCAGTAAGCAATGAGGTCTAAAGTTGAAATCCCATTATTCCAACTTTTCCAAATTTAAAAAGTCTTAAGCTAAAATCCAACACTTTACAAAATTAGTTACATGACTGCAACTCAAGATCAAAGAATGTCTCGTTGAAGCAAAATCCtagaccaaaaaaaaaaaagaaactttTGTAACCAGTACCAGGGGCGGATCCGGCGGGGTGGCTGAAGCCCCtcccatattttgatatattttgtaataaatatgtatctatttttaattataaaagagtcttgttttacaaaaattgatttgcgtattatattctctcatatagatttaatttaaagttaattgtgttatttaaaattatactataatttatgaaaatattgttcattattattattattgtgcttgtcttttaataaaaaatacctaaaatgtacgaaaatgccccaattttttttgtaatgtattgaaattatataattcatgaaaatgttgttcgttgttattattattattattatgcttgtcttttaataaaaatgccTAAAGCGTACGGAATGTCTCTAAAAAacattgtaatgtattgaaattatataatctatgaaaatattgttctttattattattattatgcttgtattttgataaaaaaaaaatatgtctaAATATACGGAATGCCTAAAAAAGACGGGGGCTACTGTTCCCGAACCTCGTAAAAGTTCAACCCCCAGAACAAAATTCCAGGTTCCGCCACTGGCAGTAACCACAGTTGAAATTAATTATCCAAAATATTTTCAGTCCACATgtaaattgcataattatatTCTATGTTGATCATACACTCAAACCCTATTAAAGACTCGACACATTAGCTTAGTTTTTGGGTATTGgcatgtaaatatatatatatatatatatatatatatatatatatatatatttgatatggCAGTCAAATTGACATCATGAACTCTACAATTACATGTTCTAGATCTCACATTGACAATAAACATATCTGTTTCATTATGCACTTCAAACTTTCATCTCAATCGACTATTATGTCAGCAAAGATTTGAGGGTAAAAATTTGTCGGAtgcaaaatttaaaagaatataaaattcaaatatttacggataaattttaaaattgaaatgcaatactaaaaaatatgaaaaattctAGTGTACACAAACCAATACTCCTTAATTTTTTTAGCAGATATCACAATAGTCATTACATTTGTTAGTCGTTACTAAAGGACAATTAACAAATCCGAAAAGATTAGAATTTTGAAATAGCTAAGTAGCcaataataatagtatattcAAAGTGGAGAGCGCACAACATTTCAAATTTCCGAAAGCGAAAAAACACCCTCGCCACTCGATAATTCCCAAAACCCTTTCCCCACCTCCCCACTTTTTCCCTCCTTTCACTTGAGCTCTCAAATTCGCCAACCTCCAAAAATCTCCACTCTCTCAGCTAAAGGACATGGAAAAGGAAAACGAAATCGAATCCAATGCTTCAGCTGTTCAAGTAAAAGGCGTTCCAATCCATGGCGGAAGATTCATTCAGTACAACGTCCTCGGCAACCTCTTCGAGGTCCCCTCCAAATACGCGCCGCCGATCACTCCCGTCGGCCGCGGCGCTTACGGTCTCGTTTGGTAAACTGAATTTTCTGCTATGCCGTTTTATTTTGCAGTTGCGTTTGTGGTTTGTGTGATTTGGTGTGTTTTTGCTCCGCCGCAGCTCTGCTACCAATGCCGAGACGATGGAGGAGGTGGCGATTAAGAGAATCGCGAATGCGTTCGATAACAGGATTGATGCGAAGCGAACCTTGCGCGAGATCAAGCTGCTTACGCACATGGATCATGAGAATGTAAATcggtttttcaatttttttcttttgttttcggTTGAGTTCATGTGCTAATTCCTTAGGTTTCTAAATCGGTTTGTTATTTCCTCTTTTTAGGTTATTAAAATTAAGGATATTATACGACCACCGGATAAAGCGGATTTTAATGACGTCTACATTGCTTATGAGTTAATGGATACTGATCTGCACCAGATAATATGCTCGACACAGGAACTGACAGAGGATCATTGCCAAGTGAGTTCAGGCTTTTTGGTAGCTGTACCATTTGTTTGTTGCCTATTACATCGGTGCTTATGATTATTGACTTCATTTATTTGCTTGATTATCTTCAGTAAGCTACTGGTATGACTCTATGAGACTCTTGATTTTGGTTCCTTGATCTTCCAATGAGATGCTAGTAAGAGGTCAAGAAAAagctatataaattaatctaCAATGGTTAAAATTGATGGCTGAAATgagattgaaataaattaaaactgcATATAGTACATGTTTGGTCTTAGCATATGATCTGGTAATTGTACCCTCTGAAATTTTACTAATGCTCCCTTATTGTTCTGTTTGAATTCTATTGCTTTGATGGATGGTAATAGGACCCATGGATATCTTTTATGGTCAATGTAACTCTTATTTTTGCATACTTTAGAGATTTGTAATTTGCATAGTTATAGACTTATAGTATTTTACTACTTATGCTGATATTATATAGGGTGATCAGGTAATTGTGTTATCAATAATTTGTACAGGCTTCTTTGAATATCTTTCccccttttcctttttcttctttctttctttctttctttctttctttctttctttctttctctgaaGGGTCCAACATCATAATCAGCAATACTTTGTTCTTGTCCAAACTTCCTGTTTTGTTTTGCTGTTGGCATGACTAAGATACACTAAGCTGCTACATATGTTTCATATTGACTGACATATTTGTTCCCTTACCAGAAATATTTTGCCCTGTACTCAACTGACTCCATGCGTGTGTATAACAGGCTTTGCTATTTGGCCACCTTTGTGGTTATAGGTTTTCATATGGATAGATTGTCCTCGCTACCACATTTTATTGCTCCAGAGCAATATTCCTTCTTGAAGTGGATGTGTTGATTCTTAACATTACCTATCTTTGTATTAAGCACATTGGCAGCAATAGAAGGATAGTATATTCTGTCAGATTAAATGTTACTATATTACAACcttatatgcttatgtgattcTTTTTTTGCATTAAACTACTATCTGCGTCTTAAACTGTAACTTGAAAATCATAACCTGACGAATAAGCCTCGTAAGGACAATACTTTTTTAAATTCCCCATGATTCTTTGGCTTGGATACCTTGAAATGTATATACTTAATTTGCTAAAATTAGCTGTTTAATCAATGTGTCGCATGTCTCTTGTTTTGGCAGTATTTCCTTTATCAGTTATTGCGGGGACTTAAATATGTACATTCTGCTGGTGTTCTACACCGAGATCTGAAGCCCAGCAATTTACTCCTGAATTCTAACTGTGATCTCAAGATTTGTGACTTCGGACTtgcaagaaccagctcagagacAGATTTTATGACTGAGTATGTTGTAACCCGATGGTATCGAGCTCCTGAATTATTACTCAACTGTTCCGAGTATACTGCAGCAATTGATATGTGGTCAGTTGGTTGCATATTGATGGAGATCATTAAAAGAGAACCTCTTTTTCCGGGTAAAGACTACATCCAGCAGCTGGGGCTGATAACTGAGGTACCTTCCTTGGAACTTTGTTAAAGCTGGTTTATACCATTCTTTGAAACTTCCTagaataatttcatattttgttATCCTTTCTAGATGAAAGAAAAAGGATAGACCATATATATTTTTCCTAGTTTTGAATATAGTGAAGTCATGAAAGATGAGTTTAACTTTTCTATTAATATTTGTCGAGCAGTTATTGGGTTCCCCTGAAGATTCTGATCTTGGATTTTTAAGGAGTGACAATGCTCAAAGGTACATCAAGCAGCTTCCTCATGTTCCCAAGCAACCATTTCCTCAGAAGTTCCGAGGTGTATCCCCTGTGGCGATAGATCTTGCAGGGAGAATGCTCGTATTTGATCCAGCTAAGCGTATTACTGGTGAGACTGTTGTTTTATACTGTGAGCATTCTAAGCTTTTATTGATCTTGTTGCTAATTAGTGTTTTTTGATGGTTAAAGTTGAGGAGGCACTGAATCATCCGTTTTTATCGAGTCTCCATGAGATCAACGAGGAGCCTACTTGCCCTTCTCCCTTTGTGTTCGATTTTGAACAATCATCCTTATGCGAAGAGGACATAAAGGAGCTAATATGGATGGAGTCACTCAATTTCAACCCGGAATAGTCATCATGCCCCTTTTTTCCGGCTTCTTGTTTGTCTTGGTTGAGTGTAGATAGGCGGTTTGCATTTGTCGTGTGTGTTTATGCTTTGTATAAGATATATTCCTATATCTGTGTTCAGAAAAATCTGATGGCGGGAAAGTAAACATCGAGCTTTCAAAGAATCCTGCAAAGGGAAGTCGACAGGATGAGTAGTATAACATTTTGGTGCCATAGTGtttgtaattgttttttttgCTGTTTGTGCTTGCCAAGTATCATAATTCATAATGAGAAGTTGTGCTGACACTCATTTCGTTTGATTTCTGAGATATCCGTGCCTGTTGTTTCGTATCTTCCAATAGTTGCTCAATTTGTTCTGATATTGTACAAATATTACTCATATTGCTTGtaatcgttttttttttgttgctgtTTGTTGCTTGCTAAGTAAATGGACTCGCTTAATTAGAGGATAAATTATGCttagtgggatggagggagtatagaCTATCAGTTATGAAATTGgcttttaatgaaattttagtCGTTATTATAAAGAAGAATGTGCATTTTCTTTTAAATCCTAATTTGATTGTTTATCAaggtttcatttttttatttttaattattattctaTTTTCAGAACTTTTTAAGCTACAATTTTACTCGTTGGCCACCTTCTAATCAGTAGTATTAGTAATAATTTCTTGTGAAGCAAACCTTAATTATTAATAGAATGGTAAACTACAAATTTGCTTCTGTGTAATCGCATAAAAGATCTAATAGTACCAAACTAGTAGCTAGTAGCAGTAGAAGAGActgaaaaaggaaaatgagtaGTTTCTTAAATTTGAGGAAAAATGCTGTTCTCGCCACAATCGGAGTAGAGTTTCTTCAATCTCCGTCAACGGCCGCTTCTTCTCTGATCAAGCTCACTCCCAACCTCCTCGCCGGGTAATTCGATGTATATTCGCGTACAGAAGAATCTCGTTACGAAAAGAGATATTGATTGTCATTTTTCTCCGTCTTGTTGGTTTCCCGGCAGCTCCTCGTTCGGCATTGCTTTTGACATAGACGGCGTGCTTCTGCGCGGCGAAACTCCCGTCGGCGGCTCNNNNNNNNNNNNNNNNNNNNNNNNNNNNNNNNNNNNNNNNNNNNNNNNNNNNNNNNNNNNNNNNNNNNNNNNNNNNNNNNNNNNNNNNNNNNNNNNNNNNNNNNNNNNNNNNNNNNNNNNNNNNNNNNNNNNNNNNNNNNNNNNNNNNNNNNNNNNNNNNNNNNNNNNNNNNNNNNNNNNNNNNNNNNNNNNNNNNNNNNNNNNNNNNNNNNNNNNNNNNNNNNNNNNNNNNNNNNNNNNNNNNNNNNNNNNNNNNNNNNNNNNNNNNNNNNNNNNNNNNNNNNNNNNNNNNNNNNNNNNNNNNNNNNNNNNNNNNNNNNNNNNNNNNNNNNNNNNNNNNNNNNNNNNNNNNNNNNNNNNNNNNNNNNNNNNNNNNNNNNNNNNNNNNNNNNNNNNNNNNNNNNNNNNNNNNNNNNNNNNNNNNNNNNNNNNNNNNNNNNNNNNNNNNNNNNNNNNNNNNNNNNNNNNNNNNNNNNNNNNNNNNNNNNNNNNNNNNNNNNNNNNNNNNNNNNNNNNNNNNNNNNNNNNNNNNNNNNNNNNNNNNNNNNNNNNNNNNNNNNNNNNNNNNNNNNNNNNNNNNNNNNNNNNNNNNNNNNNNNNNNNNNNNNNNNNNNNNNNNNNNNNNNNNNNNNNNNNNNNNNNNNNNNNNNNNNNNNNNNNNNNNNNNNNNNNNNNNNNNNNNNNNNNNNNNNNNNNNNNNNNNNNNNNNNNNNNNNNNNNNNNNNNNNNNNNNNNNNNNNNNNNNNNNNNNNNNNNNNNNNNNNNNNNNNNNNNNNNNNNNNNNNNNNNNNNNNNNNNNNNNNNNNNNNNNNNNNNNNNNNNNNNNNNNNNNNNNNNNNNNNNNNNNNNNNNNNNNNNNNNNNNNNNNNNNNNNNNNNNNNNNNNNNNNNNNNNNNNNNNNNNNNNNNNNNNNNNNNNNNNNNNNNNNNNNNNNNNNNNNNNNNNNNNNNNNNNNNNNNNNNNNNNNNNNNNNNNNNNNNNNNNNNNNNNNNNNNNNNNNNNNNNNNNNNNNNNNNNNNNNNNNNNNNNNNNNNNNNNNNNNNNNNNNNNNNNNNNNNNNNNNNNNNNNNNNNNNNNNNNNNNNNNNNNNNNNNNNNNNNNNNNNNNNNNNNNNNNNNNNNNNNNNNNNNNNNNNNNNNNNNNNNNNNNNNNNNNNNNNNNNNNNNNNNNNNNNNNNNNNNNNNNNNNNNNNNNNNNNNNNNNNNNNNNNNNNNNNNNNNNNNNNNNNNNNNNNNNNNNNNNNNNNNNNNNNNNNNNNNNNNNNNNNNNNNNNNNNNNNNNNNNNNNNNNNNNNNNNNNNNNNNNNNNNNNNNNNNNNNNNNNNNNNNNNNNNNNNNNNNNNNNNNNNNNNNNNNNNNNNNNNNNNNNNNNNNNNNNNNNNNNNNNNNNNNNNNNNNNNNNNNNNNNNNNNNNNNNNNNNNNNNNNNNNNNNNNNNNNNNNNNNNNNNNNNNNNNNNNNNNNNNNNNNNNNNNNNNNNNNNNNNNNNNNNNNNNNNNNNNNNNNNNNNNNNNNNNNNNNNNNNNNNNNNNNNNNNNNNNNNNNNNNNNNNNNNNNNNNNNNNNNNNNNNNNNNNNNNNNNNNNNNNNNNNNNNNNNNNNNNNNNNNNNNNNNNNNNNNNNNNNNNNNNNNNNNNNNNNNNNNNNNNNNNNNNNNNNNNNNNNNNNNNNNNNNNNNNNNNNNNNNNNNNNNNNNNNNNNNNNNNNNNNNNNNNNNNNNNNNNNNNNNNNNNNNNNNNNNNNNNNNNNNNNNNNNNNNNNNNNNNNNNNNNNNNNNNNNNNNNNNNNNNNNNNNNNNNNNNNNNNNNNNNNNNNNNNNNNNNNNNNNNNNNNNNNNNNNNNNNNNNNNNNNNNNNNNNNNNNNNNNNNNNNNNNNNNNNNNNNNNNNNNNNNNNNNNNNNNNNNNNNNNNNNNNNNNNNNNNNNNNNNNNNNNNNNNNNNNNNNNNNNNNNNNNNNNNNNNNNNNNNNNNNNNNNNNNNNNNNNNNNNNNNNNNNNNNNNNNNNNNNNNNNNNNNNNNNNNNNNNNNNNNNNNNNNNNNNNNNNNNNNNNNNNNNNNNNNNNNNNNNNNNNNNNNNNNNNNNNNNNNNNNNNNNNNNNNNNNNNNNNNNNNNNNNNNNNNNNNNNNNNNNNNNNNNNNNNNNNNNNNNNNNNNNNNNNNNNNNNNNNNNNNNNNNNNNNNNNNNNNNNNNNNNNNNNNNNNNNNNNNNNNNNNNNNNNNNNNNNNNNNNNNNNNNNNNNNNNNNNNNNNNNNNNNNNNNNNNNNNNNNNNNNNNNNNNNNNNNNNNNNNNNNNNNNNNNNNNNNNNNNNNNNNNNNNNNNNNNNNNNNNNNNNNNNNNNNNNNNNNNNNNNNNNNNNNNNNNNNNNNNNNNNNNNNNNNNNNNNNNNNNNNNNNNNNNNNNNNNNNNNNNNNNNNNNNNNNNNNNNNNNNNNNNNNNNNNNNNNNNNNNNNNNNNNNNNNNNNNNNNNNNNNNNNNNNNNNNNNNNNNNNNNNNNNNNNNNNNNNNNNNNNNNNNNNNNNNNNNNNNNNNNNNNNNNNNNNNNNNNNNNNNNNNNNNNNNNNNNNNNNNNNNNNNNNNNNNNNNNNNNNNNNNNNNNNNNNNNNNNNNNNNNNNNNNNNNNNNNNNNNNNNNNNNNNNNNNNNNNNNNNNNNNNNNNNNNNNNNNNNNNNNNNNNNNNNNNNNNNNNNNNNNNNNNNNNNNNNNNNNNNNNNNNNNNNNNNNNNNNNNNNNNNNNNNNNNNNNNNNNNNNNNNNNNNNNNNNNNNNNNNNNNNNNNNNNNNNNNNNNNNNNNNNNNNNNNNNNNNNNNNNNNNNNNNNNNNNNNNNNNNNNNNNNNNNNNNNNNNNNNNNNNNNNNNNNNNNNNNNNNNNNNNNNNNNNNNNNNNNNNNNNNNNNNNNNNNNNNNNNNNNNNNNNNNNNNNNNNNNNNNNNNNNNNNNNNNNNNNNNNNNNNNNNNNNNNNNNNNNNNNNNNNNNNNNNNNNNNNNNNNNNNNNNNNNNNNNNNNNNNNNNNNNNNNNNNNNNNNNNNNNNNNNNNNNNNNNNNNNNNNNNNNNNNNNNNNNNNNNNNNNNNNNNNNNNNNNNNNNNNNNNNNNNNNNNNNNNNNNNNNNNNNNNNNNNNNNNNNNNNNNNNNNNNNNNNNNNNNNNNNNNNNNNNNNNNNNNNNNNNNNNNNNNNNNNNNNNNNNNNNNNNNNNNNNNNNNNNNNNNNNNNNNNNNNNNNNNNNNNNNNNNNNNNNNNNNNNNNNNNNNNNNNNNNNNNNNNNNNNNNNNNNNNNNNNNNNNNNNNNNNNNNNNNNNNNNNNNNNNNNNNNNNNNNNNNNNNNNNNNNNNNNNNNNNNNNNNNNNNNNNNNNNNNNNNNNNNNNNNNNNNNNNNNNNNNNNNNNNNNNNNNNNNNNNNNNNNNNNNNNNNNNNNNNNNNNNNNNNNNNNNNNNNNNNNNNNNNNNNNNNNNNNNNNNNNNNNNNNNNNNNNNNNNNNNNNNNNNNNNNNNNNNNNNNNNNNNNNNNNNNNNNNNNNNNNNNNNNNNNNNNNNNNNNNNNNNNNNNNNNNNNNNNNNNNNNNNNNNNNNNNNNNNNNNNNNNNNNNNNNNNNNNNNNNNNNNNNNNNNNNNNNNNNNNNNNNNNNNNNNNNNNNNNNNNNNNNNNNNNNNNNNNNNNNNNNNNNNNNNNNNNNNNNNNNNNNNNNNNNNNNNNNNNNNNNNNNNNNNNNNNNNNNNNNNNNNNNNNNNNNNNNNNNNNNNNNNNNNNNNNNNNNNNNNNNNNNNNNNNNNNNNNNNNNNNNNNNNNNNNNNNNNNNNNNNNNNNNNNNNNNNNNNNNNNNNNNNNNNNNNNNNNNNNNNNNNNNNNNNNNNNNNNNNNNNNNNNNNNNNNNNNNNNNNNNNNNNNNNNNNNNNNNNNNNNNNNNNNNNNNNNNNNNNNNNNNNNNNNNNNNNNNNNNNNNNNNNNNNNNNNNNNNNNNNNNNNNNNNNNNNNNNNNNNNNNNNNNNNNNNNNNNNNNNNNNNNNNNNNNNNNNNNNNNNNNNNNNNNNNNNNNNNNNNNNNNNNNNNNNNNNNNNNNNNNNNNNNNNNNNNNNNNNNNNNNNNNNNNNNNNNNNNNNNNNNNNNNNNNNNNNNNNNNNNNNNNNNNNNNNNNNNNNNNNNNNNNNNNNNNNNNNNNNNNNNNNNNNNNNNNNNNNNNNNNNNNNNNNNNNNNNNNNNNNNNNNNNNNNNNNNNNNNNNNNNNNNNNNNNNNNNNNNNNNNNNNNNNNNNNNNNNNNNNNNNNNNNNNNNNNNNNNNNNNNNNNNNNNNNNNNNNNNNNNNNNNNNNNNNNNNNNNNNNNNNNNNNNNNNNNNNNNNNNNNNNNNNNNNNNNNNNNNNNNNNNNNNNNNNNNNNNNNNNNNNNNNNNNNNNNNNNNNNNNNNNNNNNNNNNNNNNNNNNNNNNNNNNNNNNNNNNNNNNNNNNNNNNNNNNNNNNNNNNNNNNNNNNNNNNNNNNNNNNNNNNNNNNNNNNNNNNNNNNNNNNNNNNNNNNNNNNNNNNNNNNNNNNNNNNNNNNNNNNNNNNNNNNNNNNNNNNNNNNNNNNNNNNNNNNNNNNNNNNNNNNNNNNNNNNNNNNNNNNNNNNNNNNNNNNNNNNNNNNNNNNNNNNNNNNNNNNNNNNNNNNNNNNNNNNNNNNNNNNNNNNNNNNNNNNNNNNNNNNNNNNNNNNNNNNNNNNNNNNNNNNNNNNNNNNNNNNNNNNNNNNNNNNNNNNNNNNNNNNNNNNNNNNNNNNNNNNNNNNNNNNNNNNNNNNNNNNNNNNNNNNNNNNNNNNNNNNNNNNNNNNNNNNNNNNNNNNNNNNNNNNNNNNNNNNNNNNNNNNNNNNNNNNNNNNNNNNNNNNNNNNNNNNNNNNNNNNNNNNNNNNNNNNNNNNNNNNNNNNNNNNNNNNNNNNNNNNNNNNNNNNNNNNNNNNNNNNNNNNNNNNNNNNNNNNNNNNNNNNNNNNNNNNNNNNNNNNNNNNNNNNNNNNNNNNNNNNNNNNNNNNNNNNNNNNNNNNNNNNNNNNNNNNNNNNNNNNNNNNNNNNNNNNNNNNNNNNNNNNNNNNNNNNNNNNNNNNNNNNNNNNNNNNNNNNNNNNNNNNNNNNNNNNNNNNNNNNNNNNNNNNNNNNNNNNNNNNNNNNNNNNNNNNNNNNNNNNNNNNNNNNNNNNNNNNNNNNNNNNNNNNNNNNNNNNNNNNNNNNNNNNNNNNNNNNNNNNNNNNNNNNNNNNNNNNNNNNNNNNNNNNNNNNNNNNNNNNNNNNNNNNNNNNNNNNNNNNNNNNNNNNNNNNNNNNNNNNNNNNNNNNNNNNNNNNNNNNNNNNNNNNNNNNNNNNNNNNNNNNNNNNNNNNNNNNNNNNNNNNNNNNNNNNNNNNNNNNNNNNNNNNNNNNNNNNNNNNNNNNNNNNNNNNNNNNNNNNNNNNNNNNNNNNNNNNNNNNNNNNNNNNNNNNNNNNNNNNNNNNNNNNNNNNNNNNNNNNNNNNNNNNNNNNNNNNNNNNNNNNNNNNNNNNNNNNNNNNNNNNNNNNNNNNNNNNNNNNNNNNNNNNNNNNNNNNNNNNNNNNNNNNNNNNNNNNNNNNNNNNNNNNNNNNNNNNNNNNNNNNNNNNNNNNNNNNNNNNNNNNNNNNNNNNNNNNNNNNNNNNNNNNNNNNNNNNNNNNNNNNNNNNNNNNNNNNNNNNNNNNNNNNNNNNNNNNNNNNNNNNNNNNNNNNNNNNNNNNNNNNNNNNNNNNNNNNNNNNNNNNNNNNNNNNNNNNNNNNNNNNNNNNNNNNNNNNNNNNNNNNNNNNNNNNNNNNNNNNNNNNNNNNNNNNNNNNNNNNNNNNNNNNNNNNNNNNNNNNNNNNNNNNNNNNNNNNNNNNNNNNNNNNNNNNNNNNNNNNNNNNNNNNNNNNNNNNNNNNNNNNNNNNNNNNNNNNNNNNNNNNNNNNNNNNNNNNNNNNNNNNNNNNNNNNNNNNNNNNNNNNNNNNNNNNNNNNNNNNNNNNNNNNNNNNNNNNNNNNNNNNNNNNNNNNNNNNNNNNNNNNNNNNNNNNNNNNNNNNNNNNNNNNNNNNNNNNNNNNNNNNNNNNNNNNNNNNNNNNNNNNNNNNNNNNNNNNNNNNNNNNNNNNNNNNNNNNNNNNNNNNNNNNNNNNNNNNNNNNNNNNNNNNNNNNNNNNNNNNNNNNNNNNNNNNNNNNNNNNNNNNNNNNNNNNNNNNNNNNNNNNNNNNNNNNNNNNNNNNNNNNNNNNNNNNNNNNNNNNNNNNNNNNNNNNNNNNNNNNNNNNNNNNNNNNNNNNNNNNNNNNNNNNNNNNNNNNNNNNNNNNNNNNNNNNNNNNNNNNNNNNNNNNNNNNNNNNNNNNNNNNNNNNNNNNNNNNNNNNNNNNNNNNNNNNNNNNNNNNNNNNNNNNNNNNNNNNN is a window encoding:
- the LOC131000712 gene encoding mitogen-activated protein kinase homolog NTF6 is translated as MEKENEIESNASAVQVKGVPIHGGRFIQYNVLGNLFEVPSKYAPPITPVGRGAYGLVCSATNAETMEEVAIKRIANAFDNRIDAKRTLREIKLLTHMDHENVIKIKDIIRPPDKADFNDVYIAYELMDTDLHQIICSTQELTEDHCQYFLYQLLRGLKYVHSAGVLHRDLKPSNLLLNSNCDLKICDFGLARTSSETDFMTEYVVTRWYRAPELLLNCSEYTAAIDMWSVGCILMEIIKREPLFPGKDYIQQLGLITELLGSPEDSDLGFLRSDNAQRYIKQLPHVPKQPFPQKFRGVSPVAIDLAGRMLVFDPAKRITVEEALNHPFLSSLHEINEEPTCPSPFVFDFEQSSLCEEDIKELIWMESLNFNPE